A stretch of the Arachis stenosperma cultivar V10309 chromosome 6, arast.V10309.gnm1.PFL2, whole genome shotgun sequence genome encodes the following:
- the LOC130933642 gene encoding uncharacterized protein LOC130933642: MPGSVAVLKTSPVRVGGQVDESQAYFHRLFWTFPPCIEAFRHCKPLISIDGTHLYGKYGGTLLIAIAQDGNSNILPVAFALVEGENAESWTFFLSHLRQHVTPQPGLLVISDRHNGIKAALEAPDGGWLPPSAYRAFCIRHVAANFALTFKGKDARRLLVNAAYAKTKVEFDYWFDILRSEDPAMCEWANRIDYSLWTQHRDEGRRFGHMTTNISECVNSILKGVRNLPVASLVKATYCRLAELFVCKGREAEAQMGTGQQFSQHLVKCIEANMKTARCFTVTLYDRDNSEFTVAETTPTGSFSLGTYRVSLASWTCDCGYFQALHFPCQHALACCAYSRVTWTSYVHSVYQISSVFNVYRMGFTPPIPEGFWPPYDGPTVIPDPAMRRAREGRPRSTRIRTNMDAADPNRPKRCGLCRQPGHTRRSCPQVGGSSQTRHH; the protein is encoded by the coding sequence ATGCCTGGGAGTGTTGCGGTCCTAAAGACGAGCCCGGTTCGAGTTGGAGGACAGGTGGACGAATCTCAAGCGTACTTCCACAGACTTTTCTGGACTTTCCCGCCCTGCATCGAGGCATTCCGTCATTGCAAGCCGCTAATCAGCATTGACGGCACACATTTGTATGGGAAGTATGGGGGAACGTTGCTCATCGCGATTGCACAGGATGGGAACTCCAACATTCTACCTGTGGCATTCGCACTAGTAGAGGGTGAGAATGCGGAATCCTGGACATTCTTTCTCTCGCACCTTCGACAGCACGTGACCCCGCAGCCCGGTCTGCTGGTTATATCGGACAGGCACAACGGCATCAAGGCTGCGCTTGAGGCTCCTGACGGCGGTTGGCTACCGCCATCTGCGTACCGTGCATTCTGCATACGACACGTAGCGGCTAATTTTGCCCTAACCTTCAAGGGCAAAGACGCTAGGAGGCTACTAGTGAACGCGGCGTATGCGAAGACCAAGGTTGAATTTGATTACTGGTTTGATATCCTGCGATCTGAAGATCCGGCGATGTGTGAGTGGGCGAACCGGATTGATTACTCGTTGTGGACTCAGCATCGTGATGAGGGGCGGAGATTCGGTCACATGACGACGAACATCTCCGAGTGTGTGAACTCTATCCTGAAGGGGGTCAGAAATCTCCCTGTAGCATCCCTGGTGAAGGCAACATATTGTAGGCTTGCGGAACTGTTTGTTTGCAAGGGGAGAGAGGCTGAGGCCCAGATGGGAACAGGACAACAATTCAGTCAGCATTTGGTGAAGTGTATTGAGGCCAACATGAAGACGGCCAGGTGCTTCACGGTGACGCTGTATGACCGGGATAACTCCGAGTTCACTGTAGCAGAGACAACTCCGACTGGTTCTTTCTCCTTGGGTACTTACAGAGTATCACTTGCCTCTTGGACATGTGACTGCGGGTACTTCCAGGCTCTTCATTTCCCGTGTCAGCACGCACTTGCGTGCTGTGCATACTCACGGGTCACCTGGACCTCTTACGTTCACAGCGTCTATCAGATTAGCTCGGTCTTCAATGTGTATCGGATGGGATTCACACCTCCCATCCCGGAGGGCTTCTGGCCACCTTACGACGGGCCCACGGTGATTCCAGACCCTGCCATGAGGCGTGCCAGAGAGGGTCGTCCTAGATCCACTAGGATACGGACGAATATGGACGCGGCGGATCCGAATCGGCCAAAGAGGTGCGGCCTATGTCGCCAACCCGGACACACGCGACGTAGTTGCCCACAGGTTGGAGGCTCGTCTCAGACAAGACACCATTAG
- the LOC130936277 gene encoding zinc finger protein GAI-ASSOCIATED FACTOR 1-like, which translates to MSNNMSGNEDGSFSSGNTGEEEVHQENKQQQQQTNKKKRNLPGTPDPSAEVVALSPTTLMATNRFVCEICNKGFQRDQNLQLHRRGHNLPWKLRQRTTTEVKKRVYVCPEPTCVHHNPSRALGDLTGIKKHFSRKHGEKKWKCDKCSKRYAVQSDWKAHLKTCGTREYKCDCGTIFSRRDSFITHRAFCDALTEENNKLSSTHQGLLTTGMPPSQIPLTTSSSSSDQLFITDPPLIIPSTTPFNNSIFSSTTTSSSCSSSTLQLSSSGFNNVILSNPSSSSSPHMSATALLQKAAQMGATASNNSMNYSPMMQKSFSMGTTTMAGVVSGGHDAAFTNQLFQKEIVSSQLFDANTTTNSSSNNDMGMYGQIFMGTITSNNNNNNGLMKISSDVEQEISDDDNNNNNNTIMVEASRFGGGSGRDDDIATVHDFLGIGGASSIASTATVSLHESEKQQRLVAETLNQQRLQIMNHFHHHIPHHAADSAIDKTMWDV; encoded by the exons ATGTCAAACAATATGTCAGGTAATGAAGATGGAAGCTTCTCCTCTGGAAACACTGGAGAAGAAGAAGTTCATCAAGAAAACAAGCAGCAGCAACAGCAAaccaataaaaagaaaagaaacctACCAGGAACCCCAG ATCCAAGTGCAGAAGTAGTAGCTCTATCACCAACAACATTAATGGCAACAAACAGATTCGTGTGTGAAATATGCAACAAAGGATTCCAGAGGGACCAAAACCTTCAGCTACACAGGAGAGGACACAATCTACCATGGAAGCTAAGGCAAAGAACAACCACAGAGGTCAAGAAGCGTGTCTACGTCTGCCCTGAGCCCACGTGCGTTCACCACAACCCATCACGTGCTCTTGGCGACCTCACCGGCATCAAGAAACACTTCAGCCGCAAACATGGCGAAAAGAAATGGAAGTGTGACAAGTGTTCCAAACGCTACGCTGTTCAATCTGATTGGAAGGCTCACCTCAAAACTTGCGGCACTCGCGAGTATAAGTGTGATTGCGGCACCATCTTTTCCAGAAGAGACAGTTTCATTACTCATCGTGCTTTCTGTGATGCTTTGACCGAAGAAAATAACAAACTTTCTTCCACCCATCAGGGTTTGTTAACAACTGGCATGCCCCCAAGTCAGATTCCAttaaccacttcttcttcttcatcagaTCAATTATTCATCACTGATCCACCACTTATCATTCCATCAACAACTCCTTTCAATAACTCCATCTTCTCATCGACAactacttcttcttcttgttcttcttcaaCGCTTCAGCTGAGTTCTAGTGGCTTCAACAATGTTATTCTTTCTAATCCATCTTCTTCATCATCGCCTCACATGTCTGCAACTGCTCTGTTGCAGAAAGCAGCTCAAATGGGTGCAACTGCAAGTAACAACAGCATGAATTATTCACCCATGATGCAGAAAAGCTTCTCCATGGGAACAACTACCATGGCTGGAGTAGTTAGTGGTGGCCATGATGCTGCATTTACAAACCAATTGTTTCAGAAAGAAATCGTCTCATCACAACTGTTTGATGCAAACACTACTACTAATAGTAGTAGTAATAATGATATGGGAATGTATGGTCAAATCTTCATGGGAACAATTactagtaataataataataataatgggtTGATGAAGATTAGTAGTGATGTGGAACAAGAGATTagtgatgatgataataataataataacaatacgATAATGGTGGAGGCATCAAGGTTTGGAGGAGGGAGTGGAAGGGATGATGATATTGCAACTGTTCATGATTTCTTGGGAATTGGTGGAGCTTCATCAATTGCTTCAACAGCAACAGTGAGTTTGCATGAATCAGAGAAACAGCAAAGATTAGTAGCAGAGACATTGAATCAGCAGAGGTTGCAGATTATGAACCACTTTCATCACCATATTCCTCATCATGCTGCAGATTCAGCTATTGACAAAACTATGTGGGATGTTTGA
- the LOC130936271 gene encoding uncharacterized protein LOC130936271, producing MDYLCCDDNKEGTEMKSSDASDDIFGDPEDHPHVGEEHQAAIPAFIAVPYRSQLIKKTIDSETRVNRPESFSLGLPIPLMWSHCKLENSNWEALESITSKEGQMISENECPKLKVEFQTMFSNFQIQSSAESVESRGKYLLPGLLAAQSWTNTEYDSFLLGLYIFGKNLSLVKRFVGTKNMGDVLSFYYGKFYRSKGYRRWSECRKLRNRRCIYGQKIFTGWRQQELLSRMFSHVAGGCQTLLIEISRKFLEGKMPFEEYVFDLKDAVGIELFIAAVGIGKGKQDLTGTANEPTKTTNVFSIRAEIPVGKACSSLTSADIIKFLTGNFRLSKARSNDLFWEAVWPRLLAKGWHSEQPKDQFVTSSKPSLVFLIPGVKKFSRRKLVKGNHYFDSISDVLNKVALEPGLIENEIQATEGNLDEGNKQFRYLQPLSSKCNQDHGKFTVVDTSIVVDSHQCKVRQLRSLPFQTMSISDISSSSIESEQDTSEEEVEQGSPPNHVEQADSSNHVDDQVEQANSSKPVGEFSATDMSIDALDLSLTLDERNTTTTLEVENHRFHSEQHDGNHSREINEHEFIQNAASDCSNCFPNVTKIQKFDLNEPVSPSTLHEASEGVVLSMDSDIFSHPCEGSATQQEPVVQVSKEKSKTMMLIDLNFPQVSPEFGIDMDMDMDMDMERDVPSSNVMQQNHNPCENTSSSSPSDTAQLNAIQESPDHHDKVQQSGIVSRRTSTRNRPLTTKALEALEYRFLNSKRKRKSTESSESNSSKSRYIGASNGTIVSGNCDNGIVNSMADTRAEEENVMALI from the exons ATGGATTATCTATGCTGTGATGACAACAAAGAAGGCACTGAGATGAAATCTTCTGATGCTTCTGATGATATATTTGGAGATCCAGAAGATCATCCTCATGTTGGAGAGGAGCACCAAGCTGCAATTCCTGCATTCATCGCCGTGCCGTATCGCTCTCAGCTCATAAAGAAGACAATAGATTCAGAAACCAGAGTCAATAGGCCAgagtctttctcactaggattacCTATTCCTCTGATGTGGTCACATTGCAAGTTAGAAAACAGTAATTGGGAGGCTTTAGAATCTATCACAAGCAAAGAGGGACAAATGATTTCGGAGAATGAATGTCCTAAGCTTAAAGTGGAATTTCAGACTATGTTttctaattttcaaattcaatcctCTGCAGAATCTGTTGAGTCAAGAGGAAAGTATCTTCTCCCTGGTTTGTTGGCTGCTCAATCTTGGACGAACACGGAATATGACAGTTTTCTTCTTGGCCTCTATATATTTGGAAAGAATCTCAGTCTTGTAAAGAGATTTGTTGGGACCAAAAACATGGGAGACGTATTGTCTTTCTATTATGGCAAGTTTTATAGGTCTAAAGGGTATCGCCGATGGTCAGAGTGCCGGAAGTTGAGAAATAGGCGATGTATATATGGCCAGAAAATATTCACTGGATGGAGGCAACAAGAATTGCTGTCAAGAATGTTTTCCCATGTTGCAGGAGGATGCCAAACTTTGTTGATTGAG ATTTCAAGGAAATTTCTGGAGGGAAAGATGCCATTTGAAGAATATGTATTTGATTTAAAGGATGCTGTTGGCATTGAATTGTTCATAGCTGCAGTAGGCATTGGTAAAGGGAAGCAAGATCTCACTGGCACTGCCAACGAGCCGACAAAGACTACAAACGTGTTCTCGATTCGTGCCGAAATACCAGTTGGCAAAGCTTGCTCCTCTCTTACATCAGCTGACATAATCAAGTTTCTCACAGGAAATTTCAGGTTGAGCAAAGCTCGGTCCAATGATCTCTTCTGGGAAGCTGTTTGGCCGCGCCTTTTGGCGAAAGGGTGGCATTCTGAGCAGCCTAAGGATCAATTTGTCACCAGTTCAAAACCTTCCTTGGTTTTTCTTATACCGGGTGTTAAGAAATTTTCAAGAAGGAAACTGGTAAAAGGCAATCACTACTTCGATTCGATAAGTGATGTTTTGAATAAAGTAGCACTGGAGCCGGGGCTTATTGAGAatgaaattcaagcaactgAGGGAAACTTGGATGAGGGAAACAAACAGTTTCGTTACCTTCAACCGCTAAGTTCAAAGTGCAATCAAGATCATGGGAAATTTACAGTTGTTGATACAAGCATTGTTGTCGATTCACATCAATGTAAAGTGAGGCAGCTAAGAAGCTTACCTTTTCAAACTATGAGCATATCTGACATCTCAAGCAGTTCCATTGAATCTGAGCAAGATActtctgaagaagaagttgAACAAGGTAGTCCTCCAAATCATGTTGAACAAGCTGATTCTTCAAACCATGTCGATGATCAGGTTGAACAGGCTAATTCTTCAAAGCCTGTTGGAGAATTCTCTGCTACAGATATGAGCATAGATGCATTAGATTTATCTCTTACACTCGATGAGCgcaacaccaccaccaccttaGAAGTAGAAAATCATAGATTTCATTCAGAGCAGCATGATGGAAACCATTCAAGGGAGATCAATGAGCATGAATTCATTCAAAATGCAGCATCTGATTGCTCAAATTGCTTTCCTAATGTCACCAAAATACAGAAGTTTGATTTGAATGAACCTGTTTCGCCATCAACTTTGCACGAAGCATCTGAGGGCGTGGTTTTGTCTATGGATTCAGACATCTTTTCTCACCCTTGTGAAGGCAGTGCCACTCAGCAGGAGCCGGTTGTACAAGTTTCTAAAGAAAAATCTAAAACCATGATGTTGATTGACTTGAACTTTCCTCAAGTTTCACCAGAGTTTGGAATTGACATGGACATGGACATGGACATGGACATGGAAAGGGATGTTCCATCCTCTAATGTCATGCAGCAAAATCACAATCCATGTGAAAATACATCGTCGTCCTCTCCATCCGACACGGCGCAGCTCAATGCCATACAGGAATCTCCTGATCATCATGATAAGGTGCAGCAATCCGGCATTGTCAGCCGTCGGACGAGCACTAGAAACCGGCCATTGACCACAAAAGCATTGGAAGCTCTTGAGTACAGATTTCTCAACTcaaagaggaagagaaagagcACAGAATCTTCAGAGAGTAATTCTTCAAAGTCAAGATATATAGGTGCAAGTAATGGAACAATAGTTAGTGGTAATTGTGACAATGGCATTGTGAATTCCATGGCTGATACAAGAGCAGAGGAAGAGAATGTTATGGCATTAATCTGA